The Thermovirga sp. genomic sequence ATCGGTGATAATGCTCGAGAAAAGATCAAGCCCCAAAAAACCTTCCCCTAGATGCTGGTGTCGATCGATACGGCTGCCCATCTCGGCCTTGGAATCGTTCAGGTGCCAGCACCCGACCCTCTCCAGGCCGATATGCTTCTCCACCGACCGGACGAATCGATCGTAGGAAGTACGGCCCCGCAGTTCGTACCCGCCAGCGAACAAATGGCACGTATCCAGGCATACCCCTGCGCGGGAGGGATCGTCAACCCTGTCAAGTATCCATGCTAGATCCTCTATGGTCGTGCCGATGGAATAGCCCTGACCGGACATGGTTTCCAGGAGGACTCTTGTTCTCATCCCGGAGGTTCTTTCGAGAGCACACTTCAGCCCCTCGGCCACAAGTTTTCTCCCGTACTCCAAGCCCTCCCCGAGGTGAGAACCGGGATGAAGGACCAGGTCCTCGATCCCGAGTGCTTCGCATCGTTCTATCTCTTCCGCGAGGGCGGCGACGCTTTTTTCACGTTTTTCCTTCCCCGATGCCAGGTTCAGAAGGTAAGACGCGTGGGCTACCACCTTTTTTATGGCGCTACGGCTCCAGGCGGCCATGAACCTCGAGCCCACGGACTCGGATATCGGCG encodes the following:
- a CDS encoding deoxyribonuclease IV, with amino-acid sequence MSLIGAHVSIAGGLWKAIERGESLGCEAIQIFTKNQLQWRASPISESVGSRFMAAWSRSAIKKVVAHASYLLNLASGKEKREKSVAALAEEIERCEALGIEDLVLHPGSHLGEGLEYGRKLVAEGLKCALERTSGMRTRVLLETMSGQGYSIGTTIEDLAWILDRVDDPSRAGVCLDTCHLFAGGYELRGRTSYDRFVRSVEKHIGLERVGCWHLNDSKAEMGSRIDRHQHLGEGFLGLDLFSSIITDPRWKDVPSLLETPKGPPGDRGNIALLRKLRGH